From a single Sorghum bicolor cultivar BTx623 chromosome 5, Sorghum_bicolor_NCBIv3, whole genome shotgun sequence genomic region:
- the LOC8085651 gene encoding cyanidin 3-O-rutinoside 5-O-glucosyltransferase produces MAADDKTGRRHHHFLVVAYGIQSHVNPGRALARRLAQLDGSITATLSVPVVTYRRMFPSSLLDSAAAVAAEEEMTTDGVISYVPYSDGLDDGSLSWPTDAESRARRRRASADSLSAIVARLAGRGGGHPVTCIMCTMVLLPVLDVAREHGIPLAVYWLQPATVLAIGYHFFHGLGELVAAHAMEPAYEVLVPGLKLNRPLRIDSLPTFLTDTSGTDRARAFIDVFGELFEFMDQWRPKVLVNTFDELEPDALAEMKRHLDVVAVGPMVGSAMDARIHLFEHDKKRYMEWLHAHPDNSVVYVSFGSVTKFAKLQMEEIAAGLRQCGRPYLLVVRKDGVDGGDGESGGGGSHGLDLEKDDSLQSQGMVVDWCDQLEVLSHPAVGCFVSHCGWNSATEAMASGVPIVGVPNMFDQVTNVYLVEEEWGIGVRGERNGDGVLTGAELARCIELVMDDDGGGARAVAIRERAKALKETALAAAHAGGAAERNLCDLVKTMSKSLQSVQS; encoded by the coding sequence ATGGCCGCCGACGACAAGACGGGACGACGCCACCACCATTTCCTGGTGGTGGCCTACGGCATCCAAAGCCACGTCAACCCTGGACGTGCCCTGGCCCGTCGTCTCGCACAGCTCGATGGCTCCATTACAGCCACGCTCTCCGTGCCGGTGGTCACCTACCGACGCATGTTCCCTTCGTCACTACTGGAttccgcggcggcggtggcggcggaggaAGAGATGACCACCGACGGGGTCATCTCCTACGTCCCCTACTCCGACGGCCTCGACGACGGCTCCTTGTCCTGGCCCACGGACGCCGAGTCCAGGGCGCGCAGGCGCCGCGCGAGCGCCGACAGCCTCTCGGCCATCGTCGCCCGCCtcgccggccgcggcggcggccaccCGGTGACGTGCATCATGTGCACGATGGTGCTGCTCCCGGTGCTCGACGTCGCGCGGGAGCACGGCATCCCTCTCGCCGTGTACTGGCTCCAGCCGGCCACCGTCCTTGCCATCGGCTACCACTTCTTCCACGGCCTCGGCGAGCTCGTCGCCGCCCACGCCATGGAGCCTGCGTACGAGGTGCTCGTGCCGGGGCTGAAGCTGAACCGCCCTCTCCGGATCGACAGCCTCCCGACCTTCCTGACCGACACGTCGGGCACCGACAGGGCCAGGGCCTTCATCGACGTGTTCGGCGAGCTGTTCGAGTTCATGGACCAATGGCGGCCTAAAGTGCTCGTGAACACGTTCGACGAGCTGGAGCCGGACGCGCTCGCCGAGATGAAACGGCACCTGGACGTCGTCGCCGTCGGCCCCATGGTCGGGTCCGCCATGGACGCTCGGATCCATCTGTTCGAGCACGACAAGAAGAGGTACATGGAGTGGCTTCACGCTCACCCCGACAACTCGGTGGTGTACGTGTCGTTCGGGAGCGTGACCAAGTTCGCCAAGCTGCAGATGGAGGAGATAGCTGCAGGACTGCGGCAGTGTGGGCGGCCATACTTGCTGGTCGTGCGCAAGGACGGGGTCGACGGCGGCGATGGCgaaagcggcggcggcggcagccatGGCCTGGACCTGGAGAAGGACGACAGCCTGCAGAGCCAGGGGATGGTTGTGGACTGGTGTGACCAGCTGGAGGTGCTGTCGCACCCGGCGGTGGGGTGTTTCGTGTCGCACTGTGGGTGGAACTCGGCGACGGAGGCCATGGCGTCCGGCGTGCCCATCGTCGGCGTGCCCAACATGTTTGACCAGGTGACGAACGTGTACCTGGTCGAGGAAGAGTGGGGGATCGGCGTCAGAGGAGAGCGGAACGGCGATGGTGTGCTGACAGGGGCAGAGCTGGCGAGGTGCATTGAGTTGGTCATggatgatgatggtggtggtgcaAGAGCAGTGGCCATAAGGGAAAGGGCAAAGGCCTTGAAAGAGACGGCGCTGGCTGCCGCCCATGCTGGCGGCGCTGCTGAGAGAAACCTTTGTGATCTTGTCAAAACAATGTCAAAATCGCTTCAATCTGTCCAGTCATGA
- the LOC8085650 gene encoding cyanidin 3-O-rutinoside 5-O-glucosyltransferase, with product MADEEHQQQHTSHHGHGHHFLVVAYGIQSHINPARALAHRLAQLSGDDVHGSILATLSVHVAAHRRMFPSSSLDSDAEEEASDGVISYVPHSDGFDDGSLPRTPEDWALRRRVSAESLSAMLARFAAAGGRRPAVTCIVCTLLVPAAVDVATRHGVPFAVYWIQPATVLAAEYHYFHGYGELVAAHVTDPAYEVSLPGLRRRRPLRIRDLPSYLVDTTGSPLAKSVVEMFKELFESMDRWRPMVLVNTFDELEPTVISEMKRHLDVFAVGPMVGAAGGGGASNEERTHLYKHDAGDKKRYMEWLGAQPERSVVYVSFGSIARYTKQQMEEMVQGLLQCGRPYLLAVRRDGLEEGARHVLESSGGGGRGMVVDWCNQPEVLTHAAVGCFVSHCGWNSTIEALAAGVPLVGVPSMFDQPTNAYLVEEEWEIGIRGERNSEGVLAGMELARCVELVMDQGTKAMAMRERVTALKERAQLAANAGGPAERNLQDFVSSVQQVCGCVSLLG from the coding sequence ATGGCCGACGAGGAACACCAGCAGCAGCACACCAGCCACCACGGCCATGGCCACCATTTCCTGGTGGTGGCCTACGGTATCCAGAGCCACATCAACCCAGCCCGCGCCCTGGCTCACCGTCTCGCTCAGCTCAGCGGCGACGACGTCCACGGCTCCATCCTCGCCACGCTCTCCGTCCATGTCGCCGCCCACCGCCGCATGTTCCCCTCATCATCTCTGGACTCGGACGCCGAGGAGGAGGCCAGCGACGGCGTCATCTCCTACGTCCCCCACTCGGACGGCTTCGACGACGGCTCATTGCCCAGAACTCCCGAGGACTGGGCACTTAGGCGCCGCGTGAGCGCCGAGAGCCTCTCCGCCATGCTCGCGcgcttcgccgccgccggcgggagGAGGCCCGCCGTCACGTGCATCGTGTGCACGTTGCTGGTGCCCGCGGCGGTCGACGTCGCGACGCGCCACGGGGTCCCCTTCGCCGTCTACTGGATCCAGCCGGCCACCGTCCTCGCCGCCGAGTACCACTACTTCCACGGCTACGGCGAGCTCGTCGCCGCCCACGTCACCGACCCCGCGTACGAGGTCAGCCTGCCAGGGctacgccgccgccgtcctctcCGGATACGGGACCTCCCGTCCTACCTTGTCGACACGACGGGCAGCCCGCTGGCCAAGTCCGTCGTCGAGATGTTCAAGGAACTGTTCGAGAGCATGGACCGGTGGCGGCCTATGGTTCTCGTGAACACCTTCGACGAGCTGGAGCCGACCGTGATCTCGGAGATGAAGCGGCATCTCGACGTGTTCGCCGTCGGTCCCATGGTCGGCGccgccggtggcggcggcgcatcAAACGAAGAGCGGACCCATCTGTACAAGCACGACGCCGGCGACAAGAAGAGGTACATGGAGTGGCTGGGAGCTCAGCCGGAGAGGTCGGTGGTGTACGTGTCGTTCGGGAGCATAGCGAGGTACACGAAGCAGCAGATGGAGGAGATGGTCCAAGGGCTGCTGCAGTGTGGACGGCCATACTTGCTGGCCGTGCGCAGAGACGGGCTCGAGGAGGGTGCACGCCACGTCCTGgagagcagcggcggcggcggccgtgggATGGTCGTGGACTGGTGCAACCAGCCGGAGGTCCTGACGCACGCGGCGGTCGGGTGCTTCGTCTCGCACTGCGGGTGGAACTCGACGATAGAGGCCCTGGCCGCCGGCGTGCCACTCGTCGGCGTCCCGAGCATGTTCGACCAGCCAACGAACGcgtacttggtggaggaggagtgGGAGATCGGCATCAGAGGAGAGCGTAACAGTGAGGGTGTGTTAGCTGGGATGGAGCTGGCGAGGTGCGTTGAGTTGGTGATGGATCAAGGTACGAAAGCAATGGCGATGAGGGAGAGAGTAACGGCTTTGAAAGAGAGAGCTCAGCTGGCGGCAAATGCAGGTGGGCCGGCTGAGAGGAACCTTCAGGATTTTGTTAGCTCTGTCCAGCAGGTTTGCGGTTGTGTTAGCCTGTTAGGGTGA
- the LOC110435751 gene encoding extensin-like — protein MASSNKSTTASPALLFLAVALMLMASVHAKSSPPAPTPPPPPVIKPAPKLVPKPSPTPALTPAPTPAPTPVPTPAPTRAPTPAPTPAPTPVPTPATTPAPTPAPTPAPTPAPNPTPTPTPTPTPTPTPTPTPTPTPAPTPAPTLAPTHAPTPVPTPAPTPAPTPAPTPTPTPALTPAPTPAPTPVPTPAPTRAPTPAPTPAPTPVPTPATTPAPTPAPTPAPTPAPNPTPTPTPTPTPTPTPTPTPTPTPAPTPAPTLAPTHAPTPVPTPAPTPAPTPAPTPTPTPAPTPAPTPAPTPTPTPAPAPSQNPCPSGFPNSVSFLQGVKDYLLRGIFLILSPVKVTPGTSTTTCLCYFSTNTTIPVPLLPPIVKPNVKGPLACVQGPI, from the coding sequence ATGGCATCATCCAACAAGTCCACTACTGCTTCCCCTGCGCTCCTATTCCTAGCCGTGGCACTCATGTTAATGGCTTCGGTGCACGCCAAGTCGTCACCACCAGCTccgacccctcctcctcctcctgtcaTAAAACCTGCACCGAAGCTAGTGCCAAAACCTTCACCGACTCCTGCTCTGACGCCTGCTCCAACGCCTGCACCCACACCAGTACCGACTCCTGCCCCGACGCGTGCTCCAACACCTGCACCCACACCCGCACCGACCCCTGTGCCGACTCCAGCCACTACCCCTGCACCGACCCCTGCTCCAACTCCAGCCCCAACACCCGCACCAAACCCTACACCGACTCCTACTCCGACGCCCACGCCGAcccctacaccgacaccaacaCCCACACCGACCCCTGCTCCAACTCCAGCACCGACCCTTGCACCGACACATGCACCGACGCCCGTCCCAACCCCTGCTCCAACTCCAGCGCCGACACCTGCACCGACCCCTACACCGACTCCTGCTCTGACGCCTGCTCCAACGCCTGCACCCACACCAGTACCGACTCCTGCCCCGACGCGTGCTCCAACACCTGCACCCACACCCGCACCGACCCCTGTGCCGACTCCAGCCACTACCCCTGCACCGACCCCTGCTCCAACTCCAGCCCCAACACCCGCACCAAACCCTACACCGACTCCTACTCCGACGCCCACGCCGAcccctacaccgacaccaacaCCCACACCGACCCCTGCTCCAACTCCAGCACCGACCCTTGCACCGACACATGCACCGACGCCCGTCCCAACCCCTGCTCCAACTCCAGCGCCGACACCTGCACCGACCCCTACACCGACTCCCGCTCCGACGCCCGCGCCAACACCTGCACCGACACCTACACCAACGCCTGCCCCGGCACCATCCCAAAACCCATGCCCTTCCGGCTTTCCTAACTCGGTCTCATTTCTTCAAGGCGTCAAAGATTATCTTCTTCGCGGCATCTTTCTCATCTTGTCCCCTGTCAAGGTCACCCCAGGCACCAGCACCACAACATGCCTTTGCTATTTCTCTACCAACACCACCATCCCCGTTCCCTTGTTGCCCCCCATTGTCAAGCCCAACGTCAAGGGCCCTCTCGCATGCGTGCAAGGCCCAATATGA